From Diospyros lotus cultivar Yz01 chromosome 4, ASM1463336v1, whole genome shotgun sequence, a single genomic window includes:
- the LOC127798895 gene encoding ammonium transporter 3 member 1-like → MAATVVPVAYQANTSAAVPDWLNKGDNAWQMISATLVGMQSVPGLVILYGSIVKKKWAVNSAFMALYAFAAVVICWVTWAYKMSFGDQLLPFWGKAGPALGQKFLIKQAVLPETTHSYHNGTVETATAMPFYPMASMVWFQCVFAAITVILLAGSLLGRMNIKAWMMFVPLWLTFSYTVGAFSLWGGGFLFQWGVVDYSGGYVIHLSSGVAGFTAAYWVGPRSKDDRERFPPNNVLLMLAGAGLLWMGWAGFNGGDPYSANIDSSMAVLNTNICASTSLLVWTCLDVIFFNKPSVIGAVQGMITGLVCITPGAGLVQGWAAIIMGVFSGSVPWFTMMIVHKRSKLLQQVDDTLGVFHTHAVAGFLGGALTGLFAEPTLCALFLPVTNSRGGVYGRSAGGVQILKQIVGASFVIGWNLVVTSIVCLVIKLVARIPLRMSDEQLKIGDDAVHGEEAYALWGDGEKYDSTKHGFYSVDDTVHETTSTGATQVL, encoded by the exons ATGGCTGCGACGGTGGTGCCGGTGGCCTACCAGGCGAACACGTCGGCAGCGGTTCCCGACTGGTTGAACAAAGGAGACAACGCATGGCAGATGATATCGGCGACCCTCGTCGGCATGCAAAGCGTGCCGGGACTGGTCATCCTCTACGGTAGCATCGTGAAGAAGAAATGGGCCGTGAACTCAGCTTTCATGGCTCTCTACGCCTTCGCCGCAGtg GTAATATGCTGGGTGACGTGGGCGTACAAGATGTCGTTCGGGGACCAGCTCCTGCCCTTCTGGGGAAAGGCAGGGCCGGCGCTGGGCCAGAAGTTCTTGATCAAGCAGGCGGTGCTGCCGGAGACGACGCATTCCTACCACAACGGGACGGTGGAGACGGCCACGGCGATGCCGTTTTATCCGATGGCGTCGATGGTGTGGTTCCAGTGCGTCTTCGCGGCCATCACCGTCATTCTCCTGGCCGGTTCGCTGCTCGGCAGGATGAACATCAAGGCGTGGATGATGTTCGTtcccttgtggctcactttctCTTACACCGTCGGGGCCTTCAGCCTCTGGGGCGGTGGCTTCTTGTTCCAATGGGGCGTCGTCGACTATTCCGGCGGCTACGTCATTCACCTCTCTTCCGGTGTCGCCGGCTTCACCGCCGCTTACTGG GTGGGACCAAGATCGAAGGACGATAGAGAGAGATTTCCGCCTAACAACGTGTTGCTGATGTTGGCCGGAGCGGGGCTGCTGTGGATGGGCTGGGCTGGTTTCAACGGCGGCGATCCGTACAGTGCCAATATCGACTCTTCCATGGCGGTTCTCAACACAAACATCTGCGCCTCCACGAGCCTTCTGGTCTGGACTTGTCTGGATGTCATCTTCTTCAACAAACCTTCGGTTATCGGCGCCGTTCAGGGCATGATCACCGGCCTCGTTTGCATCACCCCCGGCGCAG GTCTGGTTCAAGGATGGGCGGCTATAATAATGGGGGTTTTCTCCGGCAGCGTGCCATGGTTCACGATGATGATCGTCCACAAGAGGTCGAAGCTGCTGCAGCAAGTGGACGACACGCTGGGCGTCTTCCACACCCACGCCGTTGCCGGCTTTCTCGGGGGTGCTCTGACGGGTCTGTTTGCAGAGCCAACGCTTTGCGCCCTCTTCTTGCCGGTGACCAACTCCAGGGGAGGAGTTTACGGCCGGTCGGCCGGCGGAGTCCAAATCCTGAAACAGATTGTGGGTGCCAGCTTTGTGATTGGGTGGAACCTCGTGGTAACGTCGATCGTCTGCCTGGTGATAAAGCTGGTTGCGAGGATTCCATTGCGGATGTCGGATGAACAGCTGAAGATCGGAGACGACGCCGTGCACGGAGAAGAAGCATATGCGTTGTGGGGGGACGGCGAGAAGTATGACTCAACCAAGCATGGCTTCTACTCCGTCGACGATACAGTCCATGAAACCACCTCCACCGGCGCCACGCAAGTCCTCTAG